Proteins encoded together in one Atribacterota bacterium window:
- the pstB gene encoding phosphate ABC transporter ATP-binding protein PstB has protein sequence MVEMHSVRLKIRNLSVSFGEKQVLYDVTLDIPERSVTAIIGPSGCGKSTLLRSINRMNDLLDNVRIQGEILFEGQNIYGDGIDPVMLRQRIGMVFQRPNPFPKSIFENVAYGLRIQGWKDRKKIQERVEESLKAAALWDEVIDRLHASAFELSGGQQQRLCIARAIAVEPEILLMDEPASALDPIATARIEELIKKLRERYTIILVTHNMQEAARASDFTAFLLLGKLIEFAPTAQLFTNPQRKETEDYLTGRFG, from the coding sequence ATGGTGGAGATGCACTCGGTTAGATTGAAAATTCGGAATCTGAGTGTTTCTTTTGGAGAGAAACAGGTTCTCTATGACGTCACTCTGGATATTCCCGAGAGGAGTGTCACGGCGATTATTGGACCATCCGGTTGTGGAAAGTCGACGCTTCTTCGTAGTATTAATAGGATGAATGATCTTCTGGATAACGTGAGAATCCAGGGAGAGATTCTCTTTGAAGGTCAAAATATTTACGGTGACGGTATCGACCCGGTGATGTTGCGACAGCGAATCGGAATGGTTTTTCAGCGCCCCAACCCTTTTCCCAAAAGCATCTTTGAAAACGTCGCGTATGGATTGCGCATTCAGGGCTGGAAGGATCGAAAGAAAATCCAGGAGCGAGTTGAAGAAAGTTTAAAAGCAGCAGCGCTCTGGGATGAGGTGATAGACAGACTTCATGCCTCGGCGTTTGAGCTTTCTGGCGGGCAGCAACAGCGGCTGTGCATTGCTCGGGCTATTGCAGTAGAGCCAGAAATCCTTCTCATGGATGAGCCTGCTTCGGCACTCGATCCGATTGCCACAGCCAGGATTGAGGAACTGATTAAGAAATTAAGGGAACGATACACCATTATTTTGGTGACGCATAATATGCAGGAAGCAGCACGGGCCTCAGATTTTACTGCCTTTTTACTGTTGGGTAAACTCATCGAGTTTGCTCCCACTGCCCAGCTTTTTACCAATCCTCAACGCAAAGAGACCGAAGATTATCTGACTGGTCGATTTGGATAA